TTGGCGTCCTCCGTGCGGCCCTGCTTCTCCCAGGTGCGCACCTGGCGGGCGGCGTCGCTGTTCGGATCCACCCAGTACGGGGAGGTGGCGCTCGGCGCGGCCTCGCCCCGGACCAGTCCGGCGTCGGTGGGCGCGTCCCCGGAGCGGGGCGACGGAGAGGAGCACCCCGCCGCCAGAGTGGCGGTGAGGACCGCTGCGGTGAGTACAGGGAAGATTCTGCGGCCGGACATCCAGCCCCCTCGGACGGTGGCGCACGGGCAGGCACGGGCACGGGCGTAGACGGGTACACAAGCGGGATTAATCGTGACATAACGGTCACCCTGAGTGGTGATCCGACACCGCCAGCGCGATCCCGAGCGGAGTGCGCTCGTAGAGCACCTGATGCCCGTACCGCCGCGAGGTCAGCAGCCCTGCCGCGCGCAGCACCGACAGATGCTCCGACACGGAGGAGGGGGCGAGGGAGAGCCGGTGCGCCAGCGCGCTCGTCCCGGCCGGCTCGTCGAGAGCGCACAGCACGTCCGCGCGGGCCCGGCCCAGCAGCCGGGCGAGCGTCTCGGGGGTGCGTTCGCCGGCCTCCGTCCACAGGGCGCCGATGCCGCGGGCCGGATAGATCACCGCGGGCTGCCAGGGCGGCTCGTACCCGCCGACCACCTGTGGCCAGACGAAGACGCTCGGCATCAGGACGAGCCCCTGCCCGCCCAGGACCCGGGTGTGGTCTCCCGTGGTCCCGACCACGGTGAGTGTCGATCCCGACCAGCGCAGCTGGGGACTCACCTCACCCAGCAGCCGCTCGAAGCCGACCTCGGCGAGGCGGCGCGAGTGGTAGGCGATGTCCGCCTCCATCAGGGCGCGCAGCCGCGGCCAGTGCGGCTCGACGAGGACCTGCCAGGCCCGCTCCAGAAGGTCGGTCAGCTCCCGGACGGTCCGCGCGGGGTCGGCCAGCATCCGTCGCCCGGCGGCGGACTCCAGCCCGCCGGGCCGGTCCGCCAGCGCCAGGGCCATGTCCTCCCGCGCCATCGCGGGATCGACCGCCCGCACCTGGGCGATCTCCTCCTCGAAGGTGGTGGCCGGCCCCGTGGGCGGCGGGCAGAAGAAGTCGGGGTTGTGCCCGCGCTCGGGCATCAGCAGCCAGAGCGGTGAGAGGTCGAGACCCGCGGCACCCTCGCGGATGCGGCGCAGCCAGGGCAGGTGGTAGCCGTGCCGCCCTGGGCGGGAGAGGGTCCGCACGGCCTCCTGGGTCTCCCAGAGCGGCGAGAGCGCGAACCGGCAGCGGAGCAGGTCGCTCTCCTCGAAGTGCAGATGGAACGGCATGCTCCTCCTCCCGGACCCTCGGCTCCCGGACCCTCGGCTCCCGGACCCTCGGCTCCCGGACCCTCGGCTCCCGGGCTTCGGCACCCGGACTTTCGGCCTGAGCCGAAAGTCTACGGAAGCACCGGCCTGCGGCGGCAGGATGCGTCCATGCCGAGCGACACCGACACCCCGGCGGGCAGCGCCCGCGACCAGCCCGCCTCCGAGGTGCCGTCTCCGGCCCCGCTCCCGGAGCGCGCCGCCCACCCCGACCCGGGCCCCGCGGACGCGCTCCGGGAGCCCCCGCAAGCGGCGGCCTCCGCGCAGGGCTACCTGGCCGTGTTCGCGGTACGGGAGTTCCGCGCCGTGTTCGCCGCGCACCTGCTGTCCCTGCTCGGCGTCGTGGTCAGCGAGCTGGCCCTGACCTTCCTCGTCTACGACCTCACGGGCTCGCCCCTGCTCAGCGCCCTGACCTTCGCGCTCGGCTTCCTCCCGTACCTCGTCGGCGGCACACTCTTCGCCGGAGTCGCCGACCGCTACCCGGCCCGCCGGGTCCTCGTCACCTGCGATCTGATCTGCGCCGCCTGCGTCGCCGTCATGGTGCTGCCGGGTACGCCCGTGGCCGGGCTGCTCGCCCTGCGCTGCCTGGTCGCGGCCGTGTCACCGGTGTTCACCGGGACCCGGATGGCCGCCCTCACCGACATCCTCGGCGAAGGCGACCTCTACGTACTGGGCCGCTCGCTGCTCCGGATCGTCTCGCAGAGCGCCCTGCTCATCGGCTTCGGCGTGGGCGGTGTCCTGCTCGCCGCGCTGACCCCGCGCGGAGCGATCACCATCACCGTGGTCACCTTCCTGTGCTCGGCCCTGCTCCTGCGCTTCGGTACCCGCGACCGGCCCGCCCGCACGGGCGGCGAGGGCGGCGGCGCCCTGATGAAGGACTCCCTCTCGGGTGCCCGGACCGTCCTCGCGGACCGCAGGATCCGGGCCCTGATGCTGCTCTTCTGGGTGCCCGCCCTGTTCGTCGTCGCCCCTGAGGCCCTGGCCGCCCCGTACGCGGACGCGATCGGGGCCGGTCCGGCCGCGCTGGGACTGATGATGTGCGCCATGGCGGTCGGCCACATCGGCGCGGAGCTGTACGCGGGGTCCGTGCTGAGCCCCCGCGGCCGTTCCCGGATCGTGCTGCCGGTCGCGGCCTTCGGACTCGTCCCCCTGGTGCTGTACGCGCTGCTGCCCGGGATGCCCCTGACCGTGGTCGCCCTCGTGCTGGCCGGCGCGGGCGGGGCGTACGTCATCGGCCTCGACCAGTGGTTCGTCGACGCCGTCCCGCAGGAGCTCCGGGGCCGGGCCATGACCCTGCTCACGGCCGGGCTGATGACGGTTCAGGGCATCGGCATGGCGCTGGCCGGGCTCGCGGCCGAGTTCTTCCCGGTCCATCAGGTCGTCGCGGGATCCGGAGTGGTCGGTACCGTCTGCACCTTTCTGCTGATCGTGGAGGTGCGCAGGACCTCGCCCGAACGGGTTCCGAACAAGGGTCCGATACCGAAAGGCGAGACGGGGCTGACCGGCATGTGACCACTGGGTAAGGTCGTGCCGTGCCGAAGCCGCTCAGCCTTCCCTTCGATCCGATCGCCCGCGCCGACGAACTGTGGCAGCGACGCTGGGGACCCGTGCCCTCGATGGGCGCGATCACCTCGATCATGCGGGCCCAGCAGATCCTGCTGGCCGAGGTCGACGCGGCCGTCAAGCCCTACGGGCTGACCTTCGCGCGCTACGAGGCGCTGGTGCTGCTCACCTTCTCCCAGGCCGGGGAGCTCCCGATGTCCAAGATCGGTGAGCGCCTCATGGTGCACCCCACCTCGGTGACGAACACCGTGGACCGGCTGGTCAGATCAGGTCTCGTGGACAAGCGCCCCAACCCGAACGACGGCCGCGGCACGCTCGCCTCCATCACGGACAAGGGTCGCGAGGTCGTCGAGGCGGCCACCCGGGACCTGATGGCCATGGACTTCGGGCTCGGGGTCTACGACGCCGAGGAGTGCGCCGAGATCTTCGCGATGCTGCGCCCCCTGCGGGTGGCGGCCAAGGACTTCGAGGACCAGTAGGGCGCTGCAAGATCGCCCCGGACGTCCGGTTACGCTCGACGGCATGAAACGCAGCGTGCTGACCCGCTATCGGGTGATGGCCTACGTCACCGCCGTCATGTTGTTGATCCTGTGCGTGTGCATGGTCTTCAAGTACGGATTCGACACCGGTGAGGGTCTGACCCTGGTGGTCTCGCAGGTCCACGGTGTCCTCTACATCATCTACCTGGTCTTCGCCTTCGATCTCGGTTCCAAGGCGAAGTGGTCGATGGGCAAGCTGCTCTGGGTGCTGATCTCCGGCACGATCCCGACGGCCGCGTTCTTCGTCGAGCGCCAGGTCGTCCGCGAGGTCGAGCCGCTGATCGCCGGGGCCTCTCCCGAGTACGCCAAGGCCTGATCCGCACCACCCCGAACCGCCCCGTGCGAAGCACCGGGCGGTTTGCCATCGACATTTACTAGGACGTCCTAGTAAATTCGAGGTATGGACGCTGACGCGATCGAGGAAGGCCGCCTCCGCTGGCAGGCCCGTTACGACAAGGCCCGCAAGCGGGACGCAGACTTCACCACGCTCTCCGGGGACCCGGTGGAGCCCGCGTACGGGCCACGCCCCGGCGACACGTACGAGGGGTTCGAGCGGATCGGCTGGCCCGGCGAGTACCCCTTCACCCGGGGGCTCTACCCGACCGGCTACCGCGGCCGGACCTGGACCATCCGCCAGTTCGCCGGCTTCGGGAACGCCGAGCAGACGAACGAGCGCTACAAGATGATCCTCGCCGCGGGCGGCGGCGGGCTCAGTGTCGCCTTCGACATGCCGACGCTGATGGGCCGCGACTCCGACGAGCCCCGCTCGCTCGGTGAGGTCGGTCACTGCGGGGTGGCCATCGACTCCGCCGCCGACATGGAGGTCCTGTTCAAGGACATCCCGCTCGGCGACGTCACCACGTCCATGACGATCAGCGGCCCCGCCGTGCCCGTCTTCTGCATGTACCTGGTCGCAGCCGAGCGCCAGGGTGTCGATCCGGCCGTGCTCAACGGCACGCTCCAGACCGACATCTTCAAGGAGTACATCGCCCAGAAGGAGTGGCTCTTCCAGCCCGAGCCCCACCTGCGCCTCATCGGCGACCTGATGGAGCACTGTGCGCGCGACATCCCCGCGTACAAGCCGCTCTCGGTCTCCGGCTACCACATCCGCGAGGCCGGGGCGACGGCCGCGCAGGAGCTCGCTTACACCCTCGCCGACGGCTTCGGCTACGTGGAGCTCGGCCTGTCCCGCGGGCTGGACGTTGACGTCTTCGCCCCCGGCCTCTCCTTCTTCTTCGACGCGCACCTCGACTTCTTCGAGGAGATCGCCAAGTTCCGCGCAGCCCGCCGGATCTGGGCCCGCTGGATGAAGGAGGTGTACGGGGCGAAGACCGACAAGGCGCAGTGGCTCCGCTTCCACACCCAGACGGCCGGGGTCTCCCTCACGGCGCAGCAGCCGTACAACAACGTCGTCAGGACCGCGGTCGAGGCCCTGTCCGCCGTACTCGGCGGCACCAACTCGCTCCACACCAACGCCCTCGACGAGACCCTCGCGCTCCCCTCCGAGCAGGCCGCCGAGATCGCGCTGCGGACCCAGCAGGTGCTGATGGAGGAGACCGGCGTCGCCAACGTGGCCGACCCGCTGGGCGGTTCCTGGTACGTCGAGCAGCTCACCGACCGTATCGAGGCCGACGCCGAGAAGATCTTCGACCAGATCAGGGAGCGCGGCACGCGCGTCCACCCGGACGGCCGCCACCCCATCGGTCCGATGACCTCCGGCATCCTGCGCGGCATCGAGGACGGCTGGTTCACCGGCGAGATCGCCGAGTCCGCCTTCCAGTACCAGCGTTCGCTGGAGAAGGGCGACAAGCGGGTCGTCGGCGTCAACGTCCACCACGGCTCGGTCACCGGCGACCTGGAGATCCTGCGGGTCAGCCACGAGGTCGAGCGCGAGCAGGTGCGCGAGCTCGTCAGCCGCAAGGCCGGACGGGACGACGCCCGGGTCCGCAGCTCCCTGGACGCGATGCTGGCCGCCGCACGCGACGGCTCGAACATGATCGCGCCGATGCTCGACGCCGTACGCGCGGAGGCGACCCTCGGCGAGATCTGCGGGGTCCTGCGCGAGGAGTGGGGCACCTACACGGAGCCGCCCGGCTTCTGATCCGGCGCGGCGGCCGTGGGGGCGGCCCCGAGCCCCGCGAGCAGCAGCACGGTGAAGCGCTGGGCCCAGTCGGCATCGACGGGCTCGGCGCTCACCAGTGCCCGGTGCACCACGGCCCCGGCGATCACGTCGAAGATCAGATCCGCGGTCCGCGCCGCCGTGGCCGCGTCCGGCTCGAAGGGCAGTTCCCCGCGCTCCTGCGCCCGCTCCCGCCCCAGCAGCACCAGGCGCTTCTGGCGTTCCACGATCGAATCCCGGATACGGGTCCGCAGCGCCTCGTCGCGGGTGGACTCGGCGACCACCGCCATCAGCGCGGTCTTGGTCTCCGGCCGCTCCAGCAGCGCGGCGAACTGGAGCACCACTCCCTGCACATCGGCCGACAGGCTGCCCAGATCGGGGAGTTCGAGCTCGTCGAAGAGCACCGCGACGGCATCCACCACCAGCTCGTTCTTGCCCGCCCAGCGCCGGTAGAGCGTCGTCTTGGCGACCCCCGCGCGCAGGGCCACGTCACCCATCGTCAGCTTGGACCAGCCGAGATCGACGAGTGACGCACGGGTCGCCTCCAGGATCGCCTCGTCCGCCGCGGCACTGCGCGGACGCCCGGTTCGGGATGCTTTGGGGTGGCAGTGGCTCAGCATCCCGCGACCATACCCGCCAGTAAGTACGGTCCGCCGTGCCCGGTGGCCGTGAGAGAGATCACCGGCTCCTCCTGTCCGGGAAGCGTGCCGGACAGTTACGCTACGGGTCGTAGCGTAAGGACGACGGTTCACACCGGTCCTCACGCGACGACCGATCGACAGCCACTGGCGCCGGGTGGGGACCCGGCGCCGAACAGGGGGCCTCCAGGGGCCCCGGGACCGTGTCTGTCCGCGCGCCACGCACACCGGCGGAGGCGGCGGACGGAGCCGGTTCTCGTATCGCTTTCCGGAACGGCCTGTCCAGGGGGGAGGATGTACGTATGCAGCCTAGGAACATGTCCATGAGCGGCGTCGTCGACCTCGCCGCCGTCAAAGCCGCCGGTGAGGCCAAGGCCAAGGCCGAGCAGGCCCGTGCCGACGCCTCCCGGCAGGGCGGCGGCGGTGCCGCGGCCCCCAGCTCCCTCGTGATCGACGTCGACGAAGCGGGCTTCGAGCGCGATGTGCTGACCCGCTCCTCCGAGGTCCCCGTCGTCATCGACTTCTGGGCCGAGTGGTGCGAGCCGTGCAAGCAGCTGGGCCCGCTCCTGGAGCGCCTGGCCGTCGAGTACAACGGCCGCTTCGTACTGGCCAAGGTCGACGTCGACGCCAACCAGATGCTGATGCAGCAGTTCGGTATCCAGGGCATTCCGGCCGTCTTCGCCGTCGTCGCCGGGCAGGCCCTCCCGCTCTTCCAGGGCGCCGCCCCCGAGGCCCAGATCCGCGAGACCCTCGACCAGTTGATCCAGGTCGGCGAGGAGCGCTTCGGTCTCACCGGAATCGTCGTCGACCCCTCCGCGCAGGGTGAGGACGCGGAAGGCCAGGCGCCGGCCGAGGTGCCCGCGGGCCCGTACGACGCCCTGCTCGAAGCCGCGGCACAGGCGCTCGACGCCAACGACTTCGGCGGCGCCGTCCAGGCGTACAGGAACGTGCTCTCCGACGACCCGGCCAACATCGAGGCCAAGCTCGGCCTGGCGCAGGCGGATCTGCTGGGCCGCGTCCAGAAGATGGACCCGCAGCAGGTGCGCAAGGACGCGGCCGAGAACCCGGACGACGTGAAGGCGCAGATCGCCGCCGCCGACCTGGACCTCGTGGGCGGTCACGTCGAGGACGCGTTCGGGCGCCTCGTGGAGACGGTCCGCCGCAACTTCGGCGACGACCGGGACGCCGCGCGGGTGCGGCTGCTGGAGCTGTTCGAGGTCATCGGACCCGACGATCCGCGGGTCGCCGCCGCGCGTGCCTCCCTCGCGCGCGTCTTGTTCTGAAGTGACAACACGGCCGTGGAGCCCTCGGGCGCCACGGCCGTTTTCGCGTCCGGGGGGATAAGACACCCCTCTGCTTTACCAAATCTTGACAAAGGTACGCGCTGTTACTCGCAGTAAATCGCGACCTGGGATCTGTCCGCTTACGGACCCCATTCTCCTCATTCCGGTGTCCGCTTGACACCACCCTGTGTGGCCGGTCGACGCCACCCCGTCGCAGCTCGGTTATCGGGCCGTTACTAGCGAGTAACGAACCCCCTTGTGTCACGGGCGCGAATGCACCACGATCGGCCGGGCTCGGTCCAATTCCGCCACCCGACCACCAGTCGGGGCCTGCGGCTCAGTTGGGTCCCCACCGGGTCGGTCGGCGGCAGTGGCGCCGACCGCGGACAGGGGGGTTCCTGCCGTTCGGCAGGGCCTGTCCGAACCGGTTGCGCAGAAGCGTGACCAGTGGTTGTCGCTCGGGGGTGATCGCCGGTGATTCGGACGCGGTACGCGCTTCCGGTCCGGGCGCTCTCCTTCCCGAGGACGTAGCACTTCTCCCATCCCAGGACGGGCACGAGCCCGACCGGAGATGTACGTCCGAGAAGGAGGAAAATTATGAGTTCCCAAGTCCGCGGTGGGACGAGATGGAAGCGTTTCGCTCTGGTCATGGTGCCGAGCGTCGTCGCGACCGCAGCAGTCGGTGTCGGCCTCGCGCAGGGCGCGCTGGCCGCTTCCTTCGCCGTGTCCGGCCAGAGCTTCAAGGTCAGCACGGACAAGCTCGTCGGTGAGAACTTCGTCCAGTACGGCAGCGTCGCTGTCGGCACGGACATCGAAGGCAAGGAGAAGCAGGCACACCCGGTCGCGGTGTCCGGCTTCAGCAAGGCCACGATCACCAACATGTGCCAGTCGGTGGTCACGCCGAACCTGCCCTTCGGTCTCGGCAGCGTCAGCCTCGAGCTGAACGCCGGTACGAACCCGGAGAAGCCGGTCGAGGCGACCAACCTCTACCTGGACGTCGCTCAGCTCGACGCGGATGCGTACTTCGAGCAGATCGACATCGGTGTGGGTGCCTCGTCGCTCGGTGCCCCCGGCATCCAGCCCGGCACCGAAGGTGCGGTCAAGGCGGGCGGCTTCGCGCAGCGCGCCAAGAAGGCCACCCTGACCAACGTGGAGCAGACGGCCTGGGCGACCACGGCCGGCACCTTCAAGCTCAGCAACCTGAGCCTGAAGCTGCACAAGGGCGTCAAGGAGTGCTTCTAAGCACTCGCCCGGGTGGCCGGAACGCTCCCTGCGGGCCTCCGGCCGCCCACCCTTTCTTTTCTCACGGCAGTACCGGTTCCAGGGAGCTGTTTTCCATGAGCCCCGAGTCCACAGGGCAGAACGAGCACCACCTCACCGTCCTCCGGCGGGGATTCCGCACCTGGCGGGGTAACCGGCCGTTCTGGGCGGGCCTGTTCACCATCGTGGGCGGTGTACCCATCGCCTACTTCCCGTACGCCGACCTGCATCTCGGCAATATGACGCTGGCGATGTCCACCACCGCCGGCGCCGGGTCCCTGATCATCGGGATTCTGCTGATGACGCTGGGTCTGACGATGTGGTTCCACCACATCGTCCGCGTGTTCGCCGGTGTCGCGGCGATCCTGCTGGCGCTGATCTCCATACCCGTCGCCAACATCGGCGGCTTCCTGATCGGCTTCCTGTTCGCCATGCTCGGCGGCGCGCTGTCCATCTCCTGGGCACCGGGCGAGCCGAAGGCGGACGAGGACCTGTTCCACAAGGGCGCTCCGCAGGAGCACCCGGGGACCGAGCCCTCCGAGGACGTGTTCCACGGGGCGGCCGTTCCCCAGCAGCAACCGGCCGGGTACGACACCACAGTTGAGGCCGACGGCGGGGGGCATCGTGCGGGGTGACGACGGACAGCCGATGAACACGGTCACCGGCGAGGACCTCCGCGAGCGGAGGGGACCGCGCCACGCGGCCCCGAAGAAGTCGCTGATGACCAAGCTCCACATACCCGCGGGCAAGAAGGCGTTCGCGCTCGCCGCGATGCCCACGGCGGTCTTCGTCGGCATGGGCCTCACGCCCAAGCTCGCGATGGCCGACGACGCCTCGGACATCCCCTTCGCCCCCGGGCCCTGTGTCACCCGCTCCGACGAACCGAGCGAGTCGCAGGAGCCGAAGGCGACGGCCACGCCGACCCCGAGCGCCACGCCGAGCGCGGACGCCACGGACAAGCCCGAGGAGCCGGAGGCGACCGAACCGGCCGCGCCGAAGCCCTCGGCGAGCTCGACCGCGCCCGCCACCACGGCGCAGGACGAGCCCGCGGCGGCGCCGACCGCGACGCCCGAGCCCACCGAGACCAAGAACCCGCTCGACCCCCTCGGGGTCGGTGACGCGCTCAAGGATCTCTTCGACGGACCGGACCAGGAGACGGCGAGCCCGTCCCCGACTCCCACCACCGAGTCGCCCGCGCCGAAGGAGACCGCCCCCACCGCTCCGGCGGACACGACCGACGAGACGGACGAGGCGAAGGACCCGGTCGACAAGACCACCGACGCCATCCGGGAAGCGGCCGGCAAGGCGGGCAAGCAGGTCGAGGAGCTCGACGAGGACATCAAGGGCCTCGACCCGGTGAAGGACGAGGACATCCCGGACGGCGCCAAGGAGCGCTTCCCGTGTCCGACCGCCGACCCCGAGGCGCTCGCCGCGGCCGACCTGGAGCAGGGCATCCCGCTGCTCCCGAACGAGCCGTGGGTCCTCGAATCGTCGCTGCTCACGCTCAACGGGCTCGACTACAAGGGCATCGTCGAGGTGAAGAGGACGGACGGCAGCATCAAGAAGGTGCTGAAGTTCACCGCGAGTTCCATCGACATCAAGGACCTCCACCAGCTGACGGTGGGACCGGCCGGCACGACCGGCCACGTCACGTCGGACGAGGGCTCCACGTCCACGATCCGCGACGGCGAGGTGACGATGTACACGCAGGAACTGAAGGGCAACCTCTTCGGCCTCATCCCGATCACCTTCAGCCCGGAGACCCCGCCGCCGCTGAACGTGCCGTTCGCCTTCTTCACCAAGGTGAAGGTGACGCAGGCCGGCCAGTTCGGGGGCTCGCTCAGGGTGCCCGGACTGCAGAACTTCTTCACGGGCGGCAACAGCTAGGGCCTCTCGTCCACAGACCCGTTCGGGAGCCGCAGGGAGCGGTGGGCCGTACCCCTCGTGGGGTGCGGCCCACCGTCATGCCCGTACGCCCCCGTTGACCTCGGCGTATCCGCAAAGTTCCGCGCATCGGCCTGAGTTGATCACTTTGCACGCCATGATCAATAAGTCGATCGGCGCCGGATCACAGCTTCATGACGAGGCGGCACGGCAAAGGGCCGGGCTTGGCGGCCCGGCCCTCGGTGATCTCGTTCGCAGGCGCGTCAGTCGCGCTCTTCGCCGCCCAGGTGGTGGACCCGGACCATGTTGGTGGTGCCGGGGACGCCGGGGGGCGAGCCGGCCGTGATGATCATCGTGTCGCCGGTGTTGTAGCGGTTCAGCTTCAGCAGCTCGGCGTCCACGAGGTCGACCATGGAGTCCGTGTTGTTCGCGTGCGGGACGATGTAGGACTCGACGCCCCAGCTCAGCGCGAGCTGGTTGCGGGTGCCCTCCTCGGTGGTGAAGGCCAGGATCGGCTGCGCGGTGCGGTAGCGGGACAACCGGCGGGCCGTGTCACCGGACTTGGTGAAGGCGAC
The Streptomyces sp. NBC_00234 DNA segment above includes these coding regions:
- a CDS encoding DUF6230 family protein gives rise to the protein MSSQVRGGTRWKRFALVMVPSVVATAAVGVGLAQGALAASFAVSGQSFKVSTDKLVGENFVQYGSVAVGTDIEGKEKQAHPVAVSGFSKATITNMCQSVVTPNLPFGLGSVSLELNAGTNPEKPVEATNLYLDVAQLDADAYFEQIDIGVGASSLGAPGIQPGTEGAVKAGGFAQRAKKATLTNVEQTAWATTAGTFKLSNLSLKLHKGVKECF
- a CDS encoding acyl-CoA mutase large subunit family protein, whose product is MDADAIEEGRLRWQARYDKARKRDADFTTLSGDPVEPAYGPRPGDTYEGFERIGWPGEYPFTRGLYPTGYRGRTWTIRQFAGFGNAEQTNERYKMILAAGGGGLSVAFDMPTLMGRDSDEPRSLGEVGHCGVAIDSAADMEVLFKDIPLGDVTTSMTISGPAVPVFCMYLVAAERQGVDPAVLNGTLQTDIFKEYIAQKEWLFQPEPHLRLIGDLMEHCARDIPAYKPLSVSGYHIREAGATAAQELAYTLADGFGYVELGLSRGLDVDVFAPGLSFFFDAHLDFFEEIAKFRAARRIWARWMKEVYGAKTDKAQWLRFHTQTAGVSLTAQQPYNNVVRTAVEALSAVLGGTNSLHTNALDETLALPSEQAAEIALRTQQVLMEETGVANVADPLGGSWYVEQLTDRIEADAEKIFDQIRERGTRVHPDGRHPIGPMTSGILRGIEDGWFTGEIAESAFQYQRSLEKGDKRVVGVNVHHGSVTGDLEILRVSHEVEREQVRELVSRKAGRDDARVRSSLDAMLAAARDGSNMIAPMLDAVRAEATLGEICGVLREEWGTYTEPPGF
- a CDS encoding DUF3817 domain-containing protein gives rise to the protein MKRSVLTRYRVMAYVTAVMLLILCVCMVFKYGFDTGEGLTLVVSQVHGVLYIIYLVFAFDLGSKAKWSMGKLLWVLISGTIPTAAFFVERQVVREVEPLIAGASPEYAKA
- a CDS encoding TetR/AcrR family transcriptional regulator, producing the protein MLSHCHPKASRTGRPRSAAADEAILEATRASLVDLGWSKLTMGDVALRAGVAKTTLYRRWAGKNELVVDAVAVLFDELELPDLGSLSADVQGVVLQFAALLERPETKTALMAVVAESTRDEALRTRIRDSIVERQKRLVLLGRERAQERGELPFEPDAATAARTADLIFDVIAGAVVHRALVSAEPVDADWAQRFTVLLLAGLGAAPTAAAPDQKPGGSV
- a CDS encoding DUF6114 domain-containing protein, translated to MSPESTGQNEHHLTVLRRGFRTWRGNRPFWAGLFTIVGGVPIAYFPYADLHLGNMTLAMSTTAGAGSLIIGILLMTLGLTMWFHHIVRVFAGVAAILLALISIPVANIGGFLIGFLFAMLGGALSISWAPGEPKADEDLFHKGAPQEHPGTEPSEDVFHGAAVPQQQPAGYDTTVEADGGGHRAG
- a CDS encoding MarR family winged helix-turn-helix transcriptional regulator → MPKPLSLPFDPIARADELWQRRWGPVPSMGAITSIMRAQQILLAEVDAAVKPYGLTFARYEALVLLTFSQAGELPMSKIGERLMVHPTSVTNTVDRLVRSGLVDKRPNPNDGRGTLASITDKGREVVEAATRDLMAMDFGLGVYDAEECAEIFAMLRPLRVAAKDFEDQ
- a CDS encoding MFS transporter produces the protein MPSDTDTPAGSARDQPASEVPSPAPLPERAAHPDPGPADALREPPQAAASAQGYLAVFAVREFRAVFAAHLLSLLGVVVSELALTFLVYDLTGSPLLSALTFALGFLPYLVGGTLFAGVADRYPARRVLVTCDLICAACVAVMVLPGTPVAGLLALRCLVAAVSPVFTGTRMAALTDILGEGDLYVLGRSLLRIVSQSALLIGFGVGGVLLAALTPRGAITITVVTFLCSALLLRFGTRDRPARTGGEGGGALMKDSLSGARTVLADRRIRALMLLFWVPALFVVAPEALAAPYADAIGAGPAALGLMMCAMAVGHIGAELYAGSVLSPRGRSRIVLPVAAFGLVPLVLYALLPGMPLTVVALVLAGAGGAYVIGLDQWFVDAVPQELRGRAMTLLTAGLMTVQGIGMALAGLAAEFFPVHQVVAGSGVVGTVCTFLLIVEVRRTSPERVPNKGPIPKGETGLTGM
- a CDS encoding ArsR/SmtB family transcription factor, coding for MPFHLHFEESDLLRCRFALSPLWETQEAVRTLSRPGRHGYHLPWLRRIREGAAGLDLSPLWLLMPERGHNPDFFCPPPTGPATTFEEEIAQVRAVDPAMAREDMALALADRPGGLESAAGRRMLADPARTVRELTDLLERAWQVLVEPHWPRLRALMEADIAYHSRRLAEVGFERLLGEVSPQLRWSGSTLTVVGTTGDHTRVLGGQGLVLMPSVFVWPQVVGGYEPPWQPAVIYPARGIGALWTEAGERTPETLARLLGRARADVLCALDEPAGTSALAHRLSLAPSSVSEHLSVLRAAGLLTSRRYGHQVLYERTPLGIALAVSDHHSG
- a CDS encoding tetratricopeptide repeat protein encodes the protein MQPRNMSMSGVVDLAAVKAAGEAKAKAEQARADASRQGGGGAAAPSSLVIDVDEAGFERDVLTRSSEVPVVIDFWAEWCEPCKQLGPLLERLAVEYNGRFVLAKVDVDANQMLMQQFGIQGIPAVFAVVAGQALPLFQGAAPEAQIRETLDQLIQVGEERFGLTGIVVDPSAQGEDAEGQAPAEVPAGPYDALLEAAAQALDANDFGGAVQAYRNVLSDDPANIEAKLGLAQADLLGRVQKMDPQQVRKDAAENPDDVKAQIAAADLDLVGGHVEDAFGRLVETVRRNFGDDRDAARVRLLELFEVIGPDDPRVAAARASLARVLF